One part of the Myxococcales bacterium genome encodes these proteins:
- the rsmA gene encoding ribosomal RNA small subunit methyltransferase A — MKKSESVHSILRNFEIRPKKKLGQHFLHATPTIKKIVASLAITRGDTVVEIGPGPGVMTPFISDAAKSVIAIDADADMIEILKSRMSDRKNVKIVYSDILKVKLPDLIENKKRVKIIGNLPYNISSQIVFWMIDSRKNISKAVIMVQKEVAQRLAAKPGGKEYGILSVILQAFARCSKLFDVSPNNFLPPPKVTSSILMIEFSDPEDKIGSEEVFIKTVKAAFGKRRKTIRNSLLESKDQLFSAVKIDSALTNLGIDPKRRAETLSVKEFIALSNLLTQ; from the coding sequence TTGAAAAAAAGCGAGTCTGTCCACTCCATCCTCAGGAACTTTGAGATAAGGCCTAAAAAAAAGCTCGGCCAGCATTTTCTTCACGCAACGCCAACGATCAAAAAAATAGTAGCCTCCTTGGCAATAACGAGGGGCGACACGGTCGTAGAGATAGGTCCTGGTCCAGGAGTCATGACCCCTTTTATATCTGATGCGGCCAAAAGCGTAATAGCGATAGATGCCGATGCCGACATGATAGAGATATTAAAATCCAGGATGTCTGATAGAAAAAATGTGAAGATCGTATATTCCGACATACTCAAGGTGAAACTGCCCGACCTGATAGAAAATAAAAAGCGCGTTAAGATAATAGGCAACCTTCCCTACAACATTTCATCTCAGATAGTATTTTGGATGATCGACTCGCGCAAAAATATCTCGAAGGCCGTGATAATGGTCCAAAAAGAGGTGGCGCAAAGACTCGCTGCAAAACCCGGAGGAAAGGAATACGGAATACTTTCAGTGATACTTCAGGCCTTCGCGAGATGCTCCAAGCTCTTCGATGTATCTCCAAATAATTTTCTTCCGCCCCCAAAAGTCACCTCGTCGATCTTGATGATAGAATTCTCAGATCCCGAAGATAAAATAGGCAGCGAAGAAGTCTTTATAAAAACAGTCAAAGCGGCATTTGGAAAGCGCCGAAAGACCATAAGAAACTCTCTGTTGGAATCAAAAGATCAGTTGTTTTCGGCAGTAAAGATAGACTCCGCCCTCACAAATTTGGGAATCGACCCAAAGCGCCGGGCGGAAACCCTCTCCGTTAAAGAGTTTATCGCCCTCTCAAATCTGCTCACTCAATAA